A stretch of Fusarium poae strain DAOMC 252244 chromosome 2, whole genome shotgun sequence DNA encodes these proteins:
- a CDS encoding hypothetical protein (TransMembrane:2 (i99-117o129-151i)) → MAYASRFGNRCLDIINEAEDLRKGLGMTSLSPRQGSELNGSFGAILERLTPLSDRVSELKQRLSSQITASSSLIAQKDSRVNLAIAGLQANDSRTLKGIAILTLLFLPSTLVATLWTTNLFEFQGDTNWKVYITITAVLTFLVITCSWLYTRIFQRRDNDRWTRFAAYDLGFHSNSV, encoded by the exons ATGGCATACGCCTCTAGATTTGGAAATCGTTGCTTGGATATAAtcaatgaggcggaagattTGCGGAAAGGTCTTGGAATGACCTCTTTGTCCCCTCGCCAAGGCTCAGAACTGAATGGTAGTTTCGGGGCGATTCTGGAGCGGTTGACTCCTTTGTCGGATCGCGTGTCTGAACTAAAGCAAAGACTTTCCAGTCAGATCACTGCG TCATCGAGTTTGATAGCCCAGAAAGACAGCAGAGTCAATTTAGCCATTGCCGGACTACAGGCCAATGACAGCAGAACACTCAAGGGTATTGCAATACTGACATTGTTATTTCTGCCTTCCACTTTAGTCGCT ACTTTATGGACCACAAACCTCTTTGAGTTTCAAGGGGACACCAACTGGAAAGTTTATATCACTATAACGGCTGTCCTCACATTTCTTGTTATCACCTGCTCATGGCTCTACACTCGCATCTTTCAACGACGAGACAATGATCGCTGGACACGCTTTGCGGCATATGATCTTGGCTTTCATTCGAACA GTGTGTGA
- a CDS encoding hypothetical protein (TransMembrane:10 (i135-154o166-186i198-217o229-251i299-316o336-354i366-384o390-410i422-439o451-473i)) encodes MTAAANNNASDHEVRDEKLELAEVEVAEHTRGNIPPIEIQARFPLLRDLSETQLAALNKSVLRKVDWHMMPCVTLMFLMNYLDRINVSNARLAGLQEDLNMSDTIWNTGISTFYVGYLIGQLPGNLIMAKTNPKVFLPTVMLMWSAGTICMPAMTNGVGFCLVRFFIGLMEAPFFPGLTLMTSSWYTKEESPFRMAIWHAGNTISNIISGFLAAGILEHMDGVAGMHAWQWFFLIEGIVSVLIAIIAFFVLPSWPNDTKFLTEQEREMAQYRILVSNGGIDEKVGGTWDGVKDAVRDPFTWYFCLMHFALVTAQSFKDFLPSIMKTFGFNKMTTYLIQAPPYALAYIAACLIAWSCGHFMESTYHIVIPIILSAAGCGILIGTINVAARYIGIILLVCGTYNGLNLQLSWETTVVPAPRAKKAALIAIANCISQVSHWFSPYFYPTSQEPFYRMAGGLLLLGCALTVLSVFLVRWRAIKLNKKLDEQEGWTENSGVERGWRYKY; translated from the exons ATGACTGCTGCCGCAAACAACAATGCCAGCGACCATGAAGTCCGCGACGAAAAGCTCGAGCTCGCCGAGGTTGAGGTGGCCGAACATACTCGTGGTAACATTCCTCCCATTGAGATCCAAGCTCGATTCCCTCTTCTGAGGGATCTCTCTGAGACTCAGCTGGCCGCTCTCAACAAGAGCGTTCTCAGAAAGGTTGACTGGCACATGATGCCTTGTGTCACCCTCATGTTTCTTATGAA CTACCTCGATCGAATCAACGTTTCCAACGCTCGTCTCGCCGGTCTTCAGGAAGACCTCAATATGTCAGATACAATCTGGAACACTGGTATCTCTACATTCTACGTCGGCTATCTCATCGGCCAGCTCCCCGGTAACCTCATCATGGCCAAGACGAACCCGAAGGTCTTCCTCCCCACTGTCATGCTCATGTGGAGCGCGGGAACCATCTGCATGCCTGCTATGACCAACGGTGTCGGTTTCTGTCTTGTCCGCTTCTTCATCGGTTTGATGGAAGCTCCTTTCTTCCCCGGTCTGACTCTcatgacttcttcttggtacACCAAAGAGGAGAGTCCTTTCAGAATGGCTATCTGGCACGCTGGTAACACAATCTCCAACATCATCTCTGGTTTCTTGGCAGCAGGTATCCTCGAACACATGGACGGCGTTGCTGGCATGCACGCTTGGCAATGGTTCTTCCTCATCGAGGGTATCGTCTCTGTGCTTATCGCTATCATCGCCTTCTTCGTTCTCCCCTCTTGGCCCAACGATACCAAGTTCCTCACCGAGCAGGAGCGTGAGATGGCCCAATACCGTATCCTCGTCTCCAACGGTGGCATCGATGAGAAGGTTGGTGGTACTTGGGATGGTGTCAAGGATGCTGTTCGCGATCCCTTCACCTGGTACTTCTGCCTCATGCACTTCGCTCTTGTCACTGCTCAGAGCTTCAAGGATTTCCTCCCCTCTATCATGAAGACCTTCGGCTTCAACAAGATGACCACCTACCTCATTCAGGCTCCTCCTTACGCTCTTGCTTACATTGCCGCGTGTCTTATCGCTTGGTCTTGTGGCCACTTCATGGAGTCGACTTACCACATTGTCATCCCCATCATCCTCTCCGCTGCTGGCTGCGGTATCCTCATTGGTACAATTAACGTCGCCGCTCGCTACATTGGTATCATCCTTCTAGTCTGCGGTACCTACAACGGTCTCAACTTGCAGCTCTCTTGGGAAACCACCGTTGTGCCCGCTCCTCGTGCGAAGAAGGCCGCTCTTATTGCCATTGCCAACTGTATCAGCCAGGTCAGCCATTGGTTCAGCCCATACTTCTACCCTACAAGCCAGGAGCCTTTTTACCGCATGGCTGGtggtctccttcttcttggatgCGCCCTGACTGTTCTTTCTGTTTTCCTCGTCCGATGGAGAGccatcaagctcaacaagaaGCTCGACGAGCAAGAGGGCTGGACCGAGAACTCTGGTGTCGAGCGTGGCTGGCGTTACAAGTACTAA
- a CDS encoding hypothetical protein (TransMembrane:6 (i12-31o51-74i86-108o128-152i164-188o200-223i)), translating into MRLRIDDIACVIGYIGFMGYCVICLLMLRYGGGLHQWDVPEHLVPKYSQTVYATMVNYGPTVFAIKAAILLFLASVFAPYKTYVKWIYAFLIVMGIYYVVMLFLKMFICRPISMFWGATTDGECFNQRVLILVDNIISLLSDIVVLLLPCPLTKKLQVGLMAKLKIVAIFGVGGIACIFSLVRLVFIIQNGESQDQTYVFLQINLTGIAECGIGLVCACFPFMPMLWKSILHKDKPGYSSNYSRSQFEMMSGSNKRSRSATNNAESDHYKETMGSDENILIPNGKSYVTTKIRAGDDGAEGSSVGDENGGHGASLDDTHILRTVEVVRQYEER; encoded by the exons ATGAGACTTCGGATAGATGACA TCGCTTGTGTCATCGGATAT ATCGGGTTCATGGGGTATTGTGTGATATGCTTGTTGA TGCTGAGATATGGAGGAGGCCTACATCAATGGGATGTTCCTGAGCACCTTGTGCCCAAGTACAGCCAG ACAGTCTATGCCACCATGGTCAACTATGGCCCAACTGTCTTCGCCATCAAAGCTGCcatccttctcttcctcgcCAGTGTTTTCGCCCCTTACAAAACCTACGTAAAATGGATCTACGCCTTCCTGATCGTCATGGGTATCTACTACGTCGTTATGCTATTTCTTAAAATGTTCATCTGCCGTCCCATATCCATGTTCTGGGGGGCCACAACCGACGGCGAATGCTTCAATCAGCGCGTTCTCATTCTCGTGGACAACATCATCAGTCTTCTCAGCGACATAGTGGTGCTTCTTTTACCCTGTCCTCTTACTAAAAAACTCCAAGTAGGGCTGATGGCTAAACTCAAGATCGTCGCTATCTTTGGAGTTGGTGGTATCGCCTGCATTTTTAGCCTGGTTAGGCTGgtcttcatcatccagaATGGGGAAAGTCAGGATCAGACCTATGTCTTTCTCCAAATCAATCTCACCGG AATCGCTGAGTGTGGTATCGGTCTTGTCTGTGCTTGCTTCCCGTTTATGCCAATGCTTTGGAAGTCAATTCTCCACAAGGACAAACCGGGCTACTCCTCTAATTACTCCCGGTCCCAGTTTGAGATGATGAGCGGATCGAATAAGAGGTCGCGAAGCGCAACAAACAATGCAGAGAGTGATCACTACAAGGAGACCATGGGTAGCGATGAGAATATACTCATACCTAACGGTAAATCGTATGTCACTACTAAAATCAGAGCTGGAGATGATGGCGCTGAAGGGAGTAGTGTTGGCGATGAGAACGGAGGGCATGGGGCAAGTCTTGATGACACTCATATTTTACGAACGGTGGAGGTTGTTCGACAGTACGAAGAGCGTTGA
- a CDS encoding hypothetical protein (TransMembrane:11 (o63-85i97-117o123-140i152-176o188-205i279-297o303-324i336-357o369-391i403-421o433-452i)), with the protein MPQTGNQTSLYNKLVITFVAIGGTTYGYAASIIGSTIGQPGWYQFFNLPQNGEPGYDTITTPAIATANGLFSAGGAVACLILMWACDYYGRLRSIQFGCALGILGGVLQCAAQNLAMFQAGRWIMGMCVGLMATVTPMYLSEMSSPLARGWLVGHHAIFLVFGYMLSSWIGFAVYFSSNLEFGWRFPLAFQILPPVVLLAGSPWIPRSPRWLMSKGHRDEAWSVLVRLRKSPNDPEDLVAKEEFYQIDKQLELDAKKLEIYGGSPWKAVLKKKSYRTRMIIGFMTQWGAEFGGPLIITGYMPLLLSALWLTTAGLIYNPGGAWLHDKVNSRRKMYMTGFVGIVITTSVYCAMISLYAGTDNKVGNAIGVLFMFLYLAFQGTFCNTTMYLYVSEIFPTEIRSIGIGWSLFGQFAATIILLQSAPIGFNAVGWKYFLLVICWSVLFIPAIYFFWPETARLSLEEIGKQFGDEVAVHINDATDEERAAIDRKLISEAHSGDKGPSTGVNNVPSSNSSQNISSER; encoded by the exons ATGCCACAGACAGGGAATCAGACAAGCTTGTACAACAAGCTCGTCATCACATTTGTTGCCATTGGCGGTACC ACGTATGGATATGCCGCCTCAATCATAGGAAGCACGATCGGACAACCGGGCTGGTACCAATTCTTCAATCTCCCTCAAAATGGCGAACCGGGCTACGATACTATAACCACACCAGCGATTGCTACTGCCAATGGCCTCTTCTCTGCTGGTGGTGCCGTCGCTTGCCTGATACTCATGTGGGCTTGCGATTACTACGGGCGTTTGAGGAGTATCCAATTTGGCTGTGCGTTAGGTATCCTCGGTGGTGTGCTTCAATGCGCTGCTCAGAATCTTGC TATGTTCCAGGCTGGCAGATGGATCATGGGGATGTGTGTCGGTCTCATGGCTACCGTAACTCCCATGTACTTGTCCGAGATGTCTAGTCCTCTGGCCCGAGGCTGGCTAGTTGGTCATCACGCAATCTTTCTTGTCTTCGGATACATGCTATCCTCCTGGATCGGTTTCGCTGTCTACTTCTCTTCCAATCTCGAATTTGGATGGCGCTTCCCATTAGCGTTCCAGATCCTCCCCCCAGTTGTGCTTCTTGCCGGATCCCCATGGATCCCGCGTTCCCCTAGATGGCTTATGTCAAAGGGCCATCGCGACGAAGCATGGTCTGTGCTTGTGCGTCTTCGCAAGTCGCCTAATGACCCTGAAGATCTGGTTGCGAAGGAGGAGTTCTACCAGATTGATAagcagcttgagcttgatgcGAAAAAGCTCGAGATTTATGGCGGAAGCCCATGGAAGGCTGTATTGAAGAAAAAGAGTTATCGCACACGTATGATCATTGGATTCATGACACAATGGGGTGCCGAGTTTGGAGGTCCTCTCATTATT ACTGGCTACATGCCTCTACTACTTTCTGCCTTGTGGTTAACCACCGCTGGACTCATCTACAACCCTGGTGGTGCTTGGCTCCATGATAAGGTTAACTCTCGTCGCAAGATGTACATGACTGGCTTTGTGGGAATAGTTATTACCACTTCTGTGTACTGCGCCATGATCTCCTTGTATGCCGGCACAGATAACAAAGTTGGCAATGCTATCGGCGTCCTGTTCATGTTTCTGTATCTCGCATTTCAGGGAACATTCTGTAACACGACAATGTATCTCTATGTGTCAGAGATCTTTCCTACCGAAATCAGGTCTATTGGGATTGGCTGGTCACTTTTTGGGCAGTTCGCTG CTACTATTATCCTTCTTCAATCGGCACCCATTGGCTTCAATGCCGTGGGATGGAAGTATTTTCTTCTCGTCATTTGCTGGAGTGTTCTGTTTATCCCAGCCATCTACTTCTTCTGGCCTGAGACAGCGCGGCTATCTCTTGAAGAGATTGGCAAGCAATTCGGAGACGAGGTTGCTGTGCATATCAACGATGCTACGGATGAAGAACGTGCTGCTATTGACAGGAAGTTGATCTCGGAAGCCCATTCTGGGGACAAAGGTCCGAGTACTGGCGTAAATAATGTCCCTTCTAGCAACAGCAGTCAGAATATTTCCTCTGAGAGGTAA
- a CDS encoding hypothetical protein (TransMembrane:2 (i122-145o242-264i)): MDGTTQSSKPRLIYLAHSPSTQAVLWLLEELEIEYDITRFDRPLAKRAVGLGETHLQGHAPQLILPDGKVITQMSTCMLYLLLTYDTTQKFHRTDLEYRVREDYLVSLATADLVARLGTKHLFMVLGAVTPFFISPVIKLLGYGLNKAFLDEDVHNALHVVEMELEGREWIMGGNAPSRADMALKIALDMAVQPNLVEIDKWPKVKAWLDRCEARPAWKRSLDKGIGYQLDWNSRLQESQNLGLSAGTWTSVVLTGAAVSYFVIRGAK; encoded by the exons ATGGACGGGACGACACAGTCATCCAAACCTCGGCTCATCTATCTCGCG CACTCTCCAAGTACGCAGGCGGTTCTATGGCTCCTTGAAGAACTTGAAATAGAATACGACATCACGAGATTCGACCGTCCTTTGGCCAAGCGAGCCGTCGGCCTCGGCGAGACACATTTACAGGGTCACGCGCCACAGCTCATCCTGCCTGATGGCAAGGTCATCACGCAAATGAGCACTTGCATGCTTTACCTCCTCCTTACGTATGACACTACACAGAAATTTCACAGAACCGATCTTGAATACAGAGTTCGCGAAGACTATCTTGTTAGCCTTGCCACGGCTGATCTCGTCGCGCGATTGGGCACGAAGCATCTATTCATGGTACTGGGTGCTGTAACACCTTTCTTCATAAGCCCTGTCATAAAGCTTCTTGGCTACGGACTCAACAAAGCGTTTTTGGATGAGGACGTACATAATGCATTGCATGTGGTGGAAATGGAGCTTGAAGGCCGAGAATGGATTATGGGAGGCAACGCGCCTTCGCGGGCTGACATGGCACTCAAGATCGCTTTAGATATGGCAGTTCAGCCGAATCTTGTCGAGATAGATAAGTGGCCAAAGGTAAAGGCATGGCTGGATCGATGCGAGGCGAGGCCTGCGTGGAAGAGGTCGCTTGACAAAGGAATTGGGTATCAGCTTGACTGGAACTCTAGGCTTCAAGAAAGCCAGAACCTTGGTTTATCGGCTGGGACATGGACATCGGTGGTACTGACTGGGGCTGCGGTTTCTTATTTTGTGATCCGCGGTGCCAAGTAA
- a CDS encoding hypothetical protein (TransMembrane:4 (n13-23c28/29o408-428i448-471o491-512i589-610o)~BUSCO:33734at5125) — protein MPSSKYSITGPKTLALSALAIGLGVLLARPINRFTTVLGVFRQPANTFVEDGDFVRIEDTMLCEDLHLHKASGLLFTACEDSYESRFSWFPGLGVLHDPLTASKSRGSIHVIDPTTFKSKRLGFEGFAGPFITHGIDVISDPKDASSVYIFAINHLPHPEYLQHVVDGKTYDKYSGNKAASQIEIFHHKIGSPTARYIRSVSHPLIQTPNDIVARSPSSFYVTNDHHYREGILRQIEDVYYGGKWSTTIFVQITDLTLQDAVAGFNASVALTGLHNNNGLGHGRTPDEIAIGSAASGDIHLATIKSNHSLEVFETIGFETAVDNPSWYSDSFSNVNGDSSGYVSAGLSKAGDLAKSVGVLSGTEPIMVWLAQSKNGKWEKKLLFEDDGTRLRSAATAVLIGIDPQLDGVFSITTALVASGGIATLTFFDIPELQSQPASRSLPSVRWLFSRGSHVFPSASLMSTIGFIYSASVDNNGFSSLYSISNNTSKANGFLLAAALSFGIAPFTQLMIPTNFALIRENNKLGGARSQKAAAEGNASNDRSARDSVKGSGEGFEFTDLSRPQERTKQDSNREQDKKVNQLLEKFRWLNLVRAVLIGAGGVVGLYAALS, from the exons ATGCCGTCCTCTAAGTACTCTATTACAGGTCCAAAAACCTTGGCCTTATCTGCTTTGGCAATTGGCCTCGGCGTTCTTCTCGCTCGTCCAATTAATCGTTTCACCACCGTCCTCGGCGTCTTCCGCCAACCAGCCAATACCTTTGTCGAGGATGGCGATTTTGTGAGAATTGAGGATACAATGCTCTGTGAAGATCTGCATCTTCATAAAGCTAGTGGCCTCCTATTTACTGCTTGTGAGGATTCGTATGAGTCGCGCTTCTCGTGGTTTCCCGGACTTGGTGTGCTCCATGATCCCCTCACTGCAAGCAAGTCCCGTGGGTCTATACACGTCATAGATCCTACGACATTCAAGTCGAAAAGATTGGGGTTTGAGGGTTTCGCTGGACCGTTCATCACACATGGGATTGACGTTATTTCGGATCCCAAGGATGCTTCCAGTGTCTACATCTTCGCTATCAACCATCTCCCTCATCCCGAATATCTGCAACATGTCGTCGATGGTAAAACCTATGATAAGTATTCTGGTAACAAAGCGGCGTCTCAGATTGAGATATTCCATCACAAGATAGGATCTCCCACTGCCCGGTATATTCGCTCTGTCAGCCATCCGTTGATCCAAACACCAAATGATATCGTTGCTCGCTCCCCAAGTAGCTTTTACGTTACCAACGATCATCATTACCGGGAAGGCATTCTTCGTCAGATTGAAGATGTTTACTATGGAGGAAAATGGTCAACTACCATATTTGTGCAAATCACAGATCTGACTTTGCAAGACGCTGTCGCTGGCTTCAATGCTTCTGTCGCGCTTACCGGGCTTCACAACAATAACGGTCTCGGCCATGGCCGAACACCAGATGAGATAGCAATCGGGAGTGCTGCAAGCGGAGATATTCATCTTGCAACTATCAAAAGTAATCACTCACTGGAGGTTTTCGAGACTATCGGCTTTGAGACAGCTGTAGATAACCCTTCATGGTACTCGGACTCTTTCTCCAATGTGAACGGGGACAGTAGCGGTTATGTCTCGGCAGGTTTATCCAAAGCTGGAGATCTCGCAAAGTCTGTTGGAGTTTTATCCGGAACTGAACCTATAATGGTTTGGCTAGCTCAGTCAAAGAATGGAAAATgggaaaagaagcttctcttCGAGGATGATGGGACGAGGCTACGATCGGCAGCTACAGCTGTATTAATCGGAATTGATCCTCAGCTGGATGGTG TGTTTTCTATCACCACCGCCCTTGTAGCATCAGGCGGCATCGCCACGTTGACATTCTTCGACATTCCAGAGCTTCAATCTCAACCAGCATCTCGTTCCCTTCCTTCAGTTAGATGGCTTTTCAGTCGTGGATCTCATGTCTTTCCTTCTGCTTCACTCATGTCAACTATCGGCTTCATCTATTCCGCGTCGGTCGACAATAATGGCTTCAGTTCCCTCTATTCTATCTCAAACAACACATCTAAAGCCAATGGATTTCTCCTCGCTGCTGCGCTTTCTTTTGGTATCGCACCATTTACTCAACTCATGATCCCTACGAACTTTGCCCTCATTCGGGAGAACAACAAATTGGGCGGAGCCAGGAGTCAGAAGGCCGCCGCAGAGGGTAACGCCTCAAATGACAGAAGTGCTCGCGATTCTGTGAAGGGAAGTGGAGAGGGTTTTGAGTTTACCGATCTTAGTAGACCACAGGAACGCACAAAGCAAGATTCAAATCGGGAACAAGATAAAAAGGTGAATCAGTTACTGGAGAAGTTTCGTTGGCTTAACCTTGTGAGGGCTGTCCTTATTGGAGCTGGAGGCGTTGTTGGTCTTTATGCTGCCCTGAGTTGA